In Eretmochelys imbricata isolate rEreImb1 chromosome 4, rEreImb1.hap1, whole genome shotgun sequence, a single window of DNA contains:
- the BBS12 gene encoding chaperonin-containing T-complex member BBS12, with product MAFRNVNRRRHIGLQQLSSLASIGRTLLGPVKSYKFIVDVSTSESVLTCSAVRLLESLDLTSAVGQLLNETIQAQNKEYKTGMTTLLFLVGAWSSAVLECLQQNVPFSLIVSVMSEGLNSCSEKVQCLQLSVHDLYKGPDSVPIHFSSSCLGPQIIENKTSSIGSNSFLNPLVHIPKEVPVSKEESIPEGLHSHQASSCDPHNRCLNSHLCTTNYITPLLDEPVGNKTMPAVPGSSLITSSCNKRTRLTHSRYFNIPGKSHCSLQVDNFGGPPTGPAACPYEFNDFGQLAMALSHGNQSSMKLVQDIVRCQQQVADHTGSSQFNIAEVVTCCLPGLSEHYSCVCPGYITLVSPEKVAVIKQLQDRPLQILLVDGDLTEKYRHLGFNRPSNVRIISENVGLQESSSESLWINCALDILIQAKVNLVLVKGNVCESLMERCILNNILIINPVTHNVLHAFGKGTGVQLVTYLSQVNSHCVGSGVWVDFWRTGDLSTMELDNKVPISIKAEGIHLVTAVLSSTVTAKMQVTEDHFWTCAYRLHHALTDQKVFPGGGAVELLCLSHLKKLEEQSLKQADKKLSGDFYMSSCWLTKSFTQYKPVVLKALASGWHQYLLRLMCNTAHYASEFEVSTSIEHHLKKAADCGSPSAYILKEFNKGDKVMVDFGLSTKPEEAVKIYDNVTPKVEAWRRALDLVLLVLQTDAEIITGPKRNQLLNSHVSSEFIFL from the coding sequence ATGGCTTTCAGAAATGTGAACAGAAGACGTCACATTGGACTTCAGCAGCTTTCATCTTTAGCATCAATAGGAAGAACACTTTTAGGGCCAGTAAAATCATATAAATTTATTGTAGATGTAAGCACCAGTGAGAGTGTTTTGACTTGTTCTGCAGTTAGACTTCTTGAAAGTTTGGATTTAACTAGTGCAGTGGGACAGCTTCTTAATGAAACAATTCAGGCACAGAACAAAGAATATAAAACTGGGATGACTACCCTGTTGTTTCTTGTTGGTGCATGGAGCAGTGCTGTACTTGAATGCCTTCAGCAGAATGTTCCTTTTTCACTAATAGTATCTGTGATGTCTGAAGGATTGAACTCTTGCAGTGAAAAAGTCCAGTGTCTTCAGCTATCAGTACATGATTTATATAAAGGGCCCGATTctgttcccattcacttcagttctAGCTGTCTGGGGCCCCAAATTATTGAAAATAAAACTTCTAGTATTGGATCTAACAGTTTTTTAAACCCTCTTGTGCATATTCCTAAAGAGGTTCCTGTATCTAAAGAAGAAAGTATTCCAGAAGGCCTTCATTCTCATCAAGCAAGCTCTTGCGATCCTCATAACAGATGTTTGAATTCACACCTATGCACTACAAACTATATAACACCCTTATTGGATGAACCAGTGGGCAATAAAACTATGCCtgcagttcctggaagcagcTTGATTACATCCAGCTGTAACAAAAGAACAAGATTAACTCATAGTAGATACTTTAACATTCCAGGAAAAAGCCATTGTTCACTCCAAGTAGACAATTTTGGGGGTCCTCCCACTGGGCCTGCAGCATGTCCTTATGAATTTAATGATTTTGGACAATTGGCAATGGCTCTTAGCCATGGGAATCAGTCTAGCATGAAATTGGTACAGGATATTGTCAGATGCCAGCAACAAGTAGCTGATCACACAGGTTCTTCTCAATTTAATATTGCAGAAGTTGTGACGTGCTGTTTACCAGGATTGTCTGAACATTATTCTTGTGTGTGTCCGGGGTATATCACTTTAGTATCACCAGAGAAAGTCGCTGTTATCAAGCAACTTCAGGATAGACCGCTTCAGATTCTTCTTGTAGATGGTGATTTAACAGAAAAGTATCGTCACTTGGGATTTAATAGACCATCAAATGTCAGAATAATATCAGAAAATGTAGGTTTGCAAGAAAGTAGCTCAGAAAGTTTATGGATAAATTGTGCGTTAGATATTTTAATACAAGCAAAAGTAAATTTAGTTTTGGTAAAAGGAAATGTGTGTGAAAGTTTAATGGAAAGATGCATCCTGAATAACATATTGATAATCAATCCAGTAACTCACAATGTGCTACATGCTTTTGGGAAGGGCACAGGAGTGCAGCTGGTGACATACCTTTCCCAGGTAAATAGTCATTGCGTGGGTAGCGGTGTCTGGGTGGATTTCTGGAGAACTGGTGACTTGAGCACAATGGAATTGGATAACAAAGTGCCAATCAGTATCAAAGCTGAAGGAATTCATCTGGTAACAGCTGTGCTTAGTAGCACAGTAACTGCAAAGATGCAAGTCACTGAAGATCATTTCTGGACTTGTGCTTATCGCCTGCATCATGCTCTAACTGACCAGAAAGTTTTTCCTGGAGGTGGTGCTGTTGAACTGTTGTGTCTCAGTCATCTTAAAAAGCTTGAAGAACAATCTTTAAAGCAAGCAGATAAAAAACTTTCAGGAGATTTTTACATGTCTTCTTGTTGGCTGACAAAATCATTCACACAGTATAAACCAGTTGTGCTTAAAGCTCTGGCAAGTGGTTGGCATCAGTACCTTTTAAGACTCATGTGTAACACTGCTCATTATGCATCAGAGTTTGAAGTAAGCACTTCCATCGAGCATCATCTCAAAAAAGCAGCAGACTGTGGTTCTCCTTCAGCATATATTCTGAAAGAGTTCAATAAAGGAGataaggtcatggtggattttggTCTTTCAACTAAACCTGAGGAGGCTGTAAAGATATATGACAATGTTACACCCAAGGTGGAAGCATGGCGCAGAGCTCTAGACTTGGTGCTATTAGTGCTTCAAACAGATGCTGAAATTATCACAGGTCCTAAGAGAAATCAGTTATTAAATTCACATGTATCTAGTGAGTTCATATTTTTATAG